Proteins encoded together in one Pangasianodon hypophthalmus isolate fPanHyp1 chromosome 18, fPanHyp1.pri, whole genome shotgun sequence window:
- the nup37 gene encoding nucleoporin Nup37 — MQEEATGRSATYTLPCEDRVLVVEFSPYDCGAASSLLAYAENQHVVVGTCRFKEEDVDVDGVEFNALRVFMHGVRADALAWSPESRLDKLPQMIRFCTASADRKLRLFTSDLQKLDEVKVMEGHTSYINHLVFEPTEGKQIASVSDDHTCRIWDLEGNETVLLRLWSPGVTVCWHPEEVFKLMVAEKKGTIRFYDLVTQQAILSLDSGQMPLMSADWCLTNTIKVGAVVGSDWVIWDITRSSYPQDKRPVHLDKARLFRWSRANENLFATTGCPGKISSQLLVHHLSHPQPVMIGSSVVGSGLSWHRTLPLCVIGGDRKLSFWMTEM; from the exons ATGCAGGAGGAGGCGACGGGTCGCTCAGCCACGTACACGCTGCCCTGTGAAGACCGCGTCCTCGTGGTGGAGTTCAGTCCGTACGACTGCGGCGCCGCCTCCTCGCTCCTCGCCTACGCCGAAAACCAGCACGTGGTGGTGGGAACGTGCCGCTTCAAG gaggaGGACGTGGATGTAGATGGAGTCGAATTCAACGCTCTGCGTGTCTTCATGCACGGCGTTCGTGCCGACGCTCTTGCGTGGAGTCCAGAGTCCAGACTGGACAAGCTGCCTCAGATGATCAG GTTTTGCACTGCATCGGCCGACCGAAAGCTGCGACTCTTTACTTCAGATCTCCAGAAGCTTGATGAAGTAAAG GTGATGGAGGGACACACCAGCTACATCAATCACCTCGTATTCGAGCCCACGGAAGGAAAGCAAATAGCATCGGTCAGTGACGATCACACTTGCAG gATTTGGGATCTGGAAGGGAATGAAACCGTATTGTTACGTCTGTGGTCACCAGGTGTCACTGTGTGCTGGCATCCTGAGGAGGTGTTTAAG CTGATGGTGGCTGAGAAAAAGGGCACCATACGTTTCTATGATCTCGTCACCCAGCAGGCCATTCTGTCTCTGGACAGCGGGCAGATGCCGCTCATGTCTGCTGACTGGTGCCTCACTAACACCATTAAAGTGGGCGCTGTGGTGGGTAGCGACTGGGTGATCTGGGATATCACACGATCTAG TTATCCTCAGGACAAGAGGCCAGTGCATTTGGACAAAGCACGACTCTTCAG GTGGTCGAGAGCAAATGAAAATCTTTTCGCCACCACCGGCTGTCCGGGAAAGATCAGCAGTCAGTTACTGGTGCATCACCTCAGTCACCCTCAG CCTGTGATGATTGGCTCGTCAGTCGTGGGCTCGGGTCTAAGCTGGCATAGAACGCTCCCCCTGTGCGTGATCGGTGGAGACCGAAAGCTCTCTTTCTGGATGACCGAGATGTGA
- the th2 gene encoding tyrosine hydroxylase 2, giving the protein MKTESVAQSVPFSGRKQSLIEDARRDRERERDRERDRERDRERDRERDRESTAASPGPSRSGDNLVFEEKSGKVTLHLLFTQKNDKNAGFFKAGKVFETFEAKLLHLESRAARSCKKMSSDELEFFMQCEVHSSDTDTFINALRRVADEVRLLQDDRVPWFPRKISDLDKCNHVITKYDPDLDQDHPGYSDPEYRKRRAFISELAFNFKQGEPLPYVEYTPEEVATWREVYRTLSSIYPSHACRQFLDGLQQLEKECGYGEHKVPQLRDVSSFLKEKTGFQLRPVVGLLSARDFLASLAFRVFQCTQYIRHSSSPMHSPEPDCCHELLGHIPMLTDKEFAQFSQEIGLASLGASDEDIEKLSTLYWFTVEFGLCKQNGAVKAYGAGLLSSYGELLYALSNEPEYKPFVPAETAVQPYQDQTYQPVYFVSQSFEDATNKMRQYSSTIQKPFSIRYDPYTCSMEILDDPAKIQSVLGRMREELKILHGALERLGQR; this is encoded by the exons ATGAAGACGGAGAGCGTGGCGCAGAGTGTGCCTTTCAGCGGCAGAAAGCAGAGTCTCATCGAGGACGCgcgcagagacagagagagagagagagacagggagagagacagggagagagacagggagagagacagagagagagacagggagagcaCAGCTGCGTCTCCGGGTCCATCGCGCAGCGGCGACAACTTGGTTTTTGAAGAGAAAAGCGGTAAAGTTACTCTGCACCTGCTCTTTACGCAGAAGAACGACAAAAATGCTGGATTCTTCAAGGCTGGGAAAGTCTTCGAG aCCTTTGAAGCAAAGCTGCTCCACCTGGAGAGTCGTGCAGCCCGAAGCTGTAAGAAAATGTCCTCAGATGAGCTGGAGTTCTTCATGCAGTGCGAAGTTCACAGCTCAGACACTGACACCTTCATTAACGCGCTCAGAAGAGTCGCAGATGAAGTGCGGCTTCTGCAGGACGAccggg tTCCATGGTTCCCACGAAAGATCAGCGATCTGGACAAATGCAATCACGTAATTACAAAGTACGACCCTGACCTGGACCAAGATCACCCT GGATATAGCGATCCGGAATACAGAAAACGGAGAGCGTTTATCTCTGAACTGGCTTTCAACTTCAAACA GGGCGAGCCATTACCCTATGTTGAATATACTCCAGAAGAGGTTGCCACTTG GAGAGAAGTGTACAGGACTTTGTCCTCCATCTATCCGTCGCATGCGTGCAGACAGTTCCTGGACGGCCTGCAGCAGCTGGAGAAAGAGTGCGGCTATGGAGAGCACAAAGTCCCTCAGCTCAGAGACGTGTCCAGTTTCCTGAAAG aaaagacAGGCTTCCAGCTGCGCCCAGTCGTGGGCTTGCTGTCGGCGCGGGACTTCCTGGCGAGTCTGGCGTTCAGGGTGTTCCAGTGCACGCAGTACATTCGCCATTCCTCATCACCCATGCACTCTCCAGAGCC GGACTGCTGTCACGAACTGCTCGGACACATCCCCATGCTCACGGACAAGGAGTTCGCTCAGTTTTCACAG GAGATTGGTCTCGCTTCTCTTGGAGCATCTGATGAGGATATAGAAAAGCTGTCTACT CTCTACTGGTTCACGGTTGAGTTTGGGCTCTGCAAGCAGAACGGCGCAGTAAAGGCGTACGGTGCTGGACTCTTATCCTCCTACGGAGAACTTTTG TACGCGCTCTCTAATGAACCCGAGTACAAGCCGTTCGTCCCTGCTGAGACGGCGGTCCAGCCGTACCAGGATCAGACGTACCAGCCCGTGTACTTTGTCTCCCAGAGCTTTGAGGATGCTACAAACAAGATGAG GCAGTACTCCTCCACCATCCAGAAGCCGTTCTCCATCAGATACGACCCGTACACCTGCTCCATGGAGATCCTGGATGACCCGGCTAAGATCCAGAGCGTTCTGGGCCGAATGAGAGAGGAGCTGAAGATTCTGCACGGTGCGTTAGAGAGACTGGGCCAAAGATGA